CATTGCCTGACGCAGCAGTGGCCTGAGTAGCCGATGATCGACCATCGATGATCGATCATCGATCATCGATCATCGTACCCGGCGTTCCCCGGTTGCAACCATCTGGGCTCCCCGCCCCGTCTCAGTTTTGTGATCGCCACCATGACGCTTTCGACCCCCTTGGCTGGTTCGCCGGCCCTCGACATCGAAGTCTCCCTCGCCAAGGCGGCGGCGGGGGCGACGAGGGGCGTTCGAGCGGCTGTACCGCCGGCATGTGGCCAAGATCCACACGCTGGTGCGCCGGATGGCCGGGGACGACCTGGCCGATGACCTGACCCAGGACGTCTTTATCCGGGCGTGGCAGAAGCTGCCGACCTTTCGGGCCGAGAGCGCTTTCTCGACCTGGCTGCATCGTCTGGCAGTGAACGTGGTGCTTTCGCGGCACCGCAGTGGGCAGAGCGAGCGGAAGTGGATCCAGGATGACGAGCTTGCCCTCGGGCAGGCCGCAGGCCACTCGCCCCACCCGGCGGTCGCAATGGACCTCGAGTCGGCGATCGGTCGACTCCCCGATGGCTCACGCCAGGTGTTCATCCTCCACGACGTGGAAGGATGGACGCACGAAGAAATCGCCGACCGGCTCGGGCTGGTGGTCGGCACGTCGAAGTCGCAGTTGTCGCGCGCGCGCGCCGCGCTTCGGAGGATGCTCGATGGTCACTAACGACGACGACCCGCTCGATCCGCGCCTGATGGAGGCGATCGCGACGCTGCGCGACACGCCGCCCGTCGAGGATCTCTGGCCCGAGATCGCGCCGCAGCTGACGCCGCGCCATCCGGCCGGGACGATGCTGCTCCGTTGGCCCACCGCGATCGCCGCCGGTCTGGTGATCGCGGCGAGCTCGGTCGGCGGGACGTTGTTCCTGCTCCGCTCGGGCACAGAGGTGCCGCCCGCGGCCACATCCGCGCAGGCGGCATTGGTCACGCCCGCCGGTAATCTGGCCGACGCGCACACGCCCGCCGATCAGGCGCTGCAGCAGGCGATCGGGCAGCTGGAGGCGCGGCTG
Above is a window of Gemmatimonadota bacterium DNA encoding:
- a CDS encoding RNA polymerase sigma factor, with the protein product MVRRPSTSKSPSPRRRRGRRGAFERLYRRHVAKIHTLVRRMAGDDLADDLTQDVFIRAWQKLPTFRAESAFSTWLHRLAVNVVLSRHRSGQSERKWIQDDELALGQAAGHSPHPAVAMDLESAIGRLPDGSRQVFILHDVEGWTHEEIADRLGLVVGTSKSQLSRARAALRRMLDGH